The following proteins come from a genomic window of Nothobranchius furzeri strain GRZ-AD chromosome 1, NfurGRZ-RIMD1, whole genome shotgun sequence:
- the LOC107388190 gene encoding ubl carboxyl-terminal hydrolase 18, which produces MFCGYLSPRWASLRHIQLRMRGLTNYRLSCCVNSMLQTLAVTWELAVILEKRQAAGSGADDCNIPLQLKKVLTATQSDATQHAPHRDFLHCLDRNSIRLNIQHDADEIFLSILGLIRQKMDDRVLALEIENLYKISVETQLQCLECDLVQTRSIFLLSLPLHIKEDENSLEGGVMTSVFLSSVLNHRTMDSSSLRPRLDRGSAPWREAR; this is translated from the exons ATGTTCTGTGGGTATCTGTCACCGCGGTGGGCATCTCTGAGACACATACAGCTCA GAATGAGAGGCCTAACTAACTACCGTCTGTCCTGCTGTGTGAACTCTATGCTGCAAACTCTTGCTGTTACCTGGGAACTAGCAGTGATTCTAGAAAA GAGGCAAGCGGCTGGTTCAGGAGCAGATGATTGTAACATCCCCCTGCAGCTGAAGAAAGTACTCACGGCCACGCAGAGCGACGCAACTCAACATGCTCCACATCGCGACTTCCTCCACTGCCTGGACAGAAACTCCATcagat TAAACATTCAGCACGACGCAGATGAGATTTTCCTCTCCATTCTGGGCTTAATTCGGCAGAAGATGGACGACAGAGTTCTG GCTCTTGAAATTGAGAATCTGTACAAGATCTCAGTGGAGACGCAGCTGCAGTGCTTGGAGTGTGACCTGGTTCAAACTCGGAGCATCTTCCTGCTCAGCCTGCCTTTACACATAAAAGAAGATGAAAACTCTCTG gagggaggtgtcatgacctCTGTGTTCCTGAGCTCCGTTTTAAACCAccgcaccatggacagctcctcgcTCCGGCCCCGCTTAGACagaggatcagcaccatggagagaggcacgctga